The sequence TCTTACTCAAGGGCATATGCTCTAAGCTTTAATGAGCTAACATCAAGTGACATAATGAGTAAATCAAATAATATACTTGCTTATAAGTATATAAGTGCACTTGACGAAACAAAGAGCACGATAAAGCCATTTGCCGTGCAAAGACATGGCCCCGGCTATAATGATGAGTGCGATGACGATGGTATAGCAAGTGCAAGTCACATACGCTCTCTTATATATAAAGGTGAAGATGTAATGGGTTTAGTCCCAGCACTTCCCCAAGAAAAAATACTTGACTTAGAAAAATATTTTTCTTATATTAAATCCATTTTCATAAGAGAAAAGAATTTAACATGGTGTTTTGAATATGATGAAGACGCTGTAAACTATATTAAAAAATACATCTATGAGGCGAAGAGTTATAATGAATTTATGGATATGGTCTCAATAAAAAACTTTTCAAAGAGCAGAATCAATAGATTTTTATTATCAATGCTATTAAACATTTATAAAGATAGTGTTTCAAGAGACAAAGAATATGATTTTATAATTCCTTTATGTGCAAATGTAAAAGGAAAAAAAATTTTAAAAGAGATAAAAAAACATAGCAAGCTAAATATCATTAGCAAGTACAAAGATCTTGATAATTTAAGTCATGAGAGCAAGTTAGACCTTGAGATGACGGTAAATAATGATCAAATTTATTATCTGATGAAGGGCATGAACGTAAAAGATGCTTATAAGATTAATTTACTAAGTGTATGAAATATTTCTTAAAAATAAGACAATATATGATATAATTATTGTATAAGAAAAAAATAAAGGAGGACATATACATGAAATTACTAATTATCGGTGCAGGTCCTGGTGGATACGAAGCCGCTTTTAGAGCTGCCCAACTAGGAAATGATGTAGTTCTTGTTGAAAAGAACTTGCTTGGTGGCACTTGCCTAAACATTGGCTGTATACCAACTAAGACTATGGTTAAGATTGCTGATTTTTATAGCGAAGTACAAAATTCGGAAGAATTTGGCGTAAAAATTGATGGCTATGGACTTGACACTGAAAAGATTTATCAAAGAAAGCAAGATGTTATGACTAAGCTTAGAGATGGTATCGAGTACTTAATCTCTACTTATGACAACATCAAGCTAATAAAGGGTACTGCTTCATTCGTAAGTGAAAATGAAGTTAAAGTCGCTTTAAACGATGGCGGCGAAGAAAACGTTACTTTTGATAAGTGCATCATAGCAACTGGATCAAAGGACATAAAGCCACTTGAAGGCTGCGACCTACCAAAGGTTTTAAACTCAACTACTCTACTAAGCTTAAAAGAAATACCTAAGTCAATGATAGTTATTGGTACAGGTGTTATAGGTCTTGAGTTTGCGACTATATATGCAAGCTTCGGTACTGATGTAACTGTTATCGGTAACAATATGTTCAAAACAGCAGATATGGAAATACAAAAGAGACTTCAATCTATACTTAAGAATCCAAATCTAAAGTTTGCAACTAAGCAACACTCTAAGAAGATAGAACAATCTGGCGATATGCTTAAAGTAACTACTCAAATGGTTGGTAAGGATACTTTAAAAGAGTATGAAGCTGAATATGTATTAGTTGCACTAGGAAGAGCAAGCAACACTGATGGTCTTAACACTGAAGCTGCTAAAGTTGAAACAAAGGACGGTGGCGTTTTAGTTGATGAAAACTTAAAGACATCAAATGACAACATCTACGCTATCGGCGACGTTATATACAAGAACACTCAATTAGCTCACTTTGCTACAGCTCAAGGCTTCCACGTTGTTGAACAGTTGTCTGGCCTTGAACCAAAAACTGATCTATCCATCGTTCCAGCTGTTTTATATACAGTTCCAGAACTTGCTCAAGTAGGTAAGACTGAACAAGAGCTTGAAAAAGAAGGCGTTGAGTATGACAAGGCAAAGTCTATGTACCAAGCAAACGGTAAGGCACTTGCAGTTGGTGGAACAAAGGGCTTTATAAAGATACTATCTACAAAGGATCACAAGAAGATCTTAGGCTGCCACATCATTGGTAAAGACGCTGACTTATTGATCCACTACGCTGTTATAGCTATGGCTAATGGCTTAAGTGTTGAAGACTTATCAAATATGATATATGCTCATCCAACTATTGCCGAAGTATTTAAAGACGCAATAGAGGCTCTTGAAGGTAAGTCGACTAACTCACCTATGGCAAAATAATTTTATAAAAAAACAAAAAAATAAATGCGAAGGTATATGTACTTTCGCATTTATTTTTTTACTTTTCTTCTTTTTCTTGTGCTACTTGGCTTTCTTGACTAACACTAGCAGCCATCTTTCTAAGTTCTGTTCTGTTTTCGTTCAAAGTAGTAATCATTTCTTTTAGGTTCTCTTGTGCGTTCATTAGTAGCTTGTCAGAATATTCAAGCGAAGAACGCTTTAAGTTTGTTGATGCTACTTGAGCTTTGTTCATAAGATCTTTTGCTCTTTCGTTAGCTTCTTTTAATACTTCTTCCTTGCTTACAAGCTCTTCAAGTTTTAATCTTGTCTCTTTGATAATTTGTTCTGCATCTTTATTTGCTTCGCT comes from Fenollaria sporofastidiosus and encodes:
- a CDS encoding tRNA(Met) cytidine acetate ligase encodes the protein MKIAAIICEYNPFHKGHLYHVRKSKEELGLDAVVALMSGNFVQRGLPSAYSKYERAKIACECGCDLVLELPLFSSIAPADIFAKNAVTILNKLNVIDYLSFGSEDGIETLRKADEIMKAKKNVFDELIKKHLNSGLSYSRAYALSFNELTSSDIMSKSNNILAYKYISALDETKSTIKPFAVQRHGPGYNDECDDDGIASASHIRSLIYKGEDVMGLVPALPQEKILDLEKYFSYIKSIFIREKNLTWCFEYDEDAVNYIKKYIYEAKSYNEFMDMVSIKNFSKSRINRFLLSMLLNIYKDSVSRDKEYDFIIPLCANVKGKKILKEIKKHSKLNIISKYKDLDNLSHESKLDLEMTVNNDQIYYLMKGMNVKDAYKINLLSV
- the lpdA gene encoding dihydrolipoyl dehydrogenase, coding for MKLLIIGAGPGGYEAAFRAAQLGNDVVLVEKNLLGGTCLNIGCIPTKTMVKIADFYSEVQNSEEFGVKIDGYGLDTEKIYQRKQDVMTKLRDGIEYLISTYDNIKLIKGTASFVSENEVKVALNDGGEENVTFDKCIIATGSKDIKPLEGCDLPKVLNSTTLLSLKEIPKSMIVIGTGVIGLEFATIYASFGTDVTVIGNNMFKTADMEIQKRLQSILKNPNLKFATKQHSKKIEQSGDMLKVTTQMVGKDTLKEYEAEYVLVALGRASNTDGLNTEAAKVETKDGGVLVDENLKTSNDNIYAIGDVIYKNTQLAHFATAQGFHVVEQLSGLEPKTDLSIVPAVLYTVPELAQVGKTEQELEKEGVEYDKAKSMYQANGKALAVGGTKGFIKILSTKDHKKILGCHIIGKDADLLIHYAVIAMANGLSVEDLSNMIYAHPTIAEVFKDAIEALEGKSTNSPMAK
- a CDS encoding ATPase; translation: MDVLGLIDEIEDIVESAGSLPLTSKVLVQKEELLDIISELRIKLPDEIKQAAWIKEERERIISEANKDAEQIIKETRLKLEELVSKEEVLKEANERAKDLMNKAQVASTNLKRSSLEYSDKLLMNAQENLKEMITTLNENRTELRKMAASVSQESQVAQEKEEK